Proteins encoded in a region of the Isosphaeraceae bacterium EP7 genome:
- a CDS encoding HEAT repeat domain-containing protein, which yields MPTPHAPLARATSRGRLLRLIATLAIAIVGMPTASRGALPKVADGFKIRLVAAVPAVEFPCQIATAPDGALYVAEDPMDQIGPYEADNGRILVFRDGKEPVVFAEGFRPIFGMAWRDGALYVMNMPRLTVLRDTDGDGKADERKDIFKDLGPGPKGFNDHIVSGIQFGVDGRLYISVGDKGVPGVHGPDGRSVQLIGGGTIRCKPDGTELELFTSGTRNHLEPNLDAADNLFTYDNTDDGGGWWTRVTHHIDGGFYGYPYDYHTRTDRMLPRMAEYGGGSPCGGVLYKEDAWPAKFRGRGIWAEWAKQSVRAIAFEPEGATFRVADVIELVEKGEVADFRPLDLALSHDGATLYIADWSMGGWANKAEKLGRVYALTRKEPETPTARGSDADAASAQLARLEHPSFNERMRAQAALIRVAATDPSILSLVVSALKSASTEPIAARHLVWIVDAIAGATPVGESAVRAALKSGSPDVCAQAARALGLRATKTALDDLNAAASDPEPSVRLQALIALGRIGDSRAIPAIVASIASPDFFLAFAARVALRRIDAWDVAARGLDSPDAKVRLALLAAMEEAYSQKAIETLSAYAKDPARPADERAKALGYLAENHRKPHPWDGSWWGTRPFLNKPPAKDVDWAGTEFVLVACRDALSDPVAAIRMAAAGAVRVTGDRAALAAIRARFGAEPDAGVQTEIARSLGQMGDAEGVPTLTLALNNQATTAEVRDASLAAIKAIGGPKATAAFVELLSKGTLEGSRMALVAAALGNFKSPEARPALVGALANSDPAVRSAAVVALTALPGASPADIRPLLADPDLGVKTAAIAASGSLKDVEAVPALIALAGEDATRFEASTALASLPDPRAIRVYVAGLSDKNGDLRKASGLALVSIREKATPVLDQFAARKELSGVAVAELRKAFSRGEPIKGWHIVGPFPEKKDPEFPDDKAVDLTRKFQSATQTEVGWIAPPASSVNDRGRINLAEALGQRDDVTAFASAVIQSETRRPAQLVLLADDTLRVWLNGQEVFKSDRGRGNSEDEAERVDVTLEEGANRLLVRCGNAGGGWFFLAGLTRPSDYAFLKAPATGAFDPDTYRVFAEKSGGEPTRGRALFSDLKGLACLKCHAVSGQGGAVGPELSGIASKYPRAELIASVLYPSARISSGYEPTVLALTDGKLVNGILKVESDDALEIEDADAKRQRIPRDQIEERKVGDVSLMPSGLAEGLSREDFADLIAYLETLKEAPAAAKP from the coding sequence ATGCCCACCCCGCACGCTCCCCTCGCCCGCGCCACGAGCCGTGGACGATTGCTCCGTCTGATAGCCACCCTGGCCATCGCGATCGTCGGAATGCCGACGGCCTCTCGCGGGGCGCTGCCCAAGGTGGCGGATGGGTTCAAGATCAGGCTGGTGGCCGCCGTGCCCGCGGTGGAGTTCCCCTGCCAGATCGCCACCGCGCCTGACGGGGCCTTGTACGTCGCCGAAGACCCGATGGACCAGATCGGCCCATATGAGGCGGACAACGGCCGGATCCTCGTCTTCCGCGACGGCAAGGAACCGGTGGTCTTCGCCGAGGGGTTCCGACCGATCTTCGGCATGGCCTGGCGCGACGGGGCGCTTTATGTGATGAACATGCCCCGACTGACCGTGCTGCGGGACACCGACGGCGACGGCAAGGCCGACGAGCGCAAGGACATCTTCAAAGACCTCGGCCCCGGACCCAAGGGATTCAACGACCACATCGTCTCGGGGATCCAGTTCGGTGTCGACGGTCGACTGTACATCTCGGTGGGCGACAAAGGGGTCCCCGGTGTGCACGGACCCGACGGCCGTTCGGTCCAGCTCATCGGCGGCGGGACGATCCGATGCAAGCCCGACGGCACCGAGCTTGAGCTGTTCACCTCGGGCACCCGCAATCACCTTGAGCCGAACCTCGACGCCGCCGACAACCTATTCACCTACGACAACACCGACGACGGCGGCGGCTGGTGGACCCGCGTCACGCACCACATCGACGGCGGCTTTTACGGCTATCCATACGACTACCACACGCGGACCGACCGCATGCTCCCGCGCATGGCCGAGTACGGCGGCGGGTCTCCCTGCGGCGGTGTGCTCTATAAGGAAGACGCCTGGCCGGCCAAGTTCCGTGGCCGTGGGATCTGGGCCGAGTGGGCCAAGCAGTCGGTAAGGGCCATTGCCTTCGAGCCTGAAGGGGCCACCTTCCGCGTCGCCGACGTGATCGAGCTGGTCGAGAAGGGGGAGGTCGCCGATTTCCGCCCGCTCGACCTGGCCCTCTCCCACGACGGCGCCACCCTCTACATCGCCGACTGGAGCATGGGCGGCTGGGCGAACAAGGCCGAGAAGCTCGGCCGCGTCTATGCCCTGACGCGAAAGGAACCCGAGACGCCCACCGCGCGTGGCTCCGACGCCGACGCAGCATCGGCCCAGCTCGCGCGCCTGGAGCATCCGTCGTTCAATGAGCGGATGCGAGCGCAAGCGGCCTTGATCCGCGTCGCAGCGACCGACCCTTCGATCCTTTCTCTCGTTGTTTCGGCCTTGAAGTCGGCAAGCACCGAGCCGATCGCCGCCCGGCACCTCGTCTGGATCGTCGATGCGATCGCCGGCGCGACCCCCGTCGGTGAATCGGCCGTCCGCGCGGCCCTGAAGTCCGGCTCTCCCGACGTCTGCGCCCAGGCGGCCCGTGCGCTGGGTTTGCGAGCGACAAAAACGGCCCTCGACGACCTCAATGCCGCCGCGTCCGACCCCGAGCCGAGCGTCCGACTTCAGGCCCTGATCGCCCTGGGACGCATCGGCGATTCCCGGGCCATCCCAGCGATTGTGGCGTCAATCGCCAGCCCGGACTTCTTCCTCGCCTTCGCCGCCCGCGTGGCCCTGCGGCGGATCGATGCCTGGGATGTTGCGGCGCGTGGTCTCGATTCGCCAGACGCCAAGGTGCGTCTGGCGTTGCTCGCGGCAATGGAGGAGGCCTACAGCCAGAAGGCCATCGAGACGCTGTCCGCTTATGCGAAGGATCCGGCCCGGCCCGCCGATGAGCGGGCCAAGGCGCTCGGCTATCTCGCCGAGAACCACCGCAAGCCGCATCCCTGGGACGGCTCCTGGTGGGGGACTCGACCCTTCCTGAACAAGCCCCCGGCCAAGGATGTCGACTGGGCCGGCACCGAGTTTGTCCTGGTTGCCTGCCGAGATGCCCTATCTGATCCCGTCGCCGCGATCCGTATGGCCGCCGCCGGGGCCGTCCGCGTGACGGGAGACCGCGCAGCCCTCGCAGCCATCCGAGCCCGCTTCGGCGCCGAGCCCGACGCCGGCGTTCAGACCGAGATTGCACGATCCCTGGGCCAGATGGGCGACGCCGAAGGCGTGCCGACGCTGACCCTCGCCCTGAACAATCAGGCCACGACCGCCGAGGTTCGCGATGCCTCGCTCGCCGCGATCAAGGCCATCGGCGGCCCGAAGGCGACCGCGGCCTTCGTTGAGCTGCTGTCCAAGGGAACGCTCGAAGGTTCCCGCATGGCGCTGGTCGCGGCCGCCCTGGGGAATTTCAAGTCGCCCGAGGCGCGACCCGCCCTGGTCGGTGCCCTGGCCAATTCCGACCCTGCCGTGCGATCGGCCGCCGTCGTCGCCTTGACGGCCCTACCAGGCGCATCACCGGCCGACATCCGGCCGCTTCTGGCGGACCCCGACCTTGGCGTGAAGACGGCCGCCATCGCCGCGTCGGGCTCCTTGAAGGACGTCGAGGCCGTCCCCGCATTAATCGCGTTGGCCGGAGAGGATGCGACCCGGTTCGAGGCCTCGACCGCCCTGGCCTCGCTGCCCGACCCCCGCGCCATCCGTGTTTACGTCGCGGGCCTGTCTGACAAAAATGGAGACTTGCGCAAGGCCTCGGGGCTGGCCCTGGTCTCGATCAGGGAGAAGGCCACGCCGGTGCTCGACCAGTTCGCCGCACGCAAGGAGCTTTCGGGCGTCGCCGTTGCCGAGTTGCGAAAGGCGTTCTCGCGCGGCGAGCCGATTAAGGGCTGGCACATCGTCGGGCCGTTCCCGGAGAAGAAAGACCCGGAGTTCCCCGACGACAAGGCGGTCGATCTCACCCGGAAATTCCAGTCCGCCACTCAGACCGAGGTCGGGTGGATCGCTCCTCCGGCCAGTTCGGTCAACGATCGAGGACGGATCAACCTGGCCGAGGCCCTGGGGCAGCGTGACGACGTCACCGCGTTCGCGTCCGCCGTGATCCAGAGTGAGACCAGGCGTCCCGCGCAGCTCGTCCTGCTCGCCGATGACACCCTGCGCGTCTGGCTCAACGGCCAGGAGGTCTTCAAGTCGGACCGGGGTCGAGGGAATTCAGAAGACGAGGCTGAGCGTGTCGACGTGACGCTGGAAGAGGGAGCGAATCGCCTTCTCGTCCGCTGCGGCAACGCCGGCGGGGGCTGGTTTTTCTTGGCCGGACTGACGCGGCCCTCGGACTACGCCTTCCTCAAGGCCCCGGCCACGGGTGCCTTCGACCCCGACACTTACCGCGTCTTCGCCGAGAAATCCGGCGGCGAACCCACCCGCGGCCGGGCCCTCTTCTCCGACCTCAAGGGCCTCGCCTGCCTGAAGTGCCACGCCGTCTCCGGCCAGGGCGGGGCAGTCGGACCCGAGCTCTCGGGCATCGCCTCGAAATACCCTCGAGCCGAGCTGATCGCGTCGGTGCTCTATCCTTCCGCTCGGATCAGTTCCGGCTACGAGCCAACCGTCCTCGCCCTCACCGATGGCAAGCTCGTCAACGGCATCCTCAAGGTCGAATCCGACGACGCTTTGGAGATCGAGGACGCCGACGCGAAGCGGCAGCGAATTCCCCGCGACCAGATCGAAGAACGCAAGGTCGGCGACGTCTCCCTGATGCCCAGCGGTCTTGCAGAAGGGCTGAGCCGGGAAGACTTCGCCGACCTGATCGCCTATCTGGAAACCTTGAAGGAGGCGCCGGCCGCCGCCAAGCCGTAA
- a CDS encoding sugar ABC transporter ATP-binding protein yields the protein MTQASTSVTENEQAPPRLRMRQITKNFGGVHALSGVSFEAHAGEVHALCGENGAGKSTLMKILAGAITDYGGELELDGRVVRFDGPRDAEAAGVRIIHQELNLVPELSVAANVFLGRERTRFGMIDDAAMEADARALFNRLGAAIDPRSRVSELRIGDQQMVEIAKALSGRADVVIMDEPTSALSDAEVARLFRAIGDLKKRGVAVIYISHKMNEVFTLADRVTVVRDGKFIATAPGSETDAGQVCRWMVGRELGALAYQGQHELGAEVLKVEGLALAKPGGIGRPALSDLSFGVRAGEVVGIAGLLGAGRTELLEALFGASPEAPTGSITLEGKPVRFEHPRQAIRAGVALVTEDRKTLGLFDRMNVGENVTIRHLDALSHAGLVDRRAESKAVAGSIKQLSIKAAGASAAVTSLSGGNQQKCILARWLLTNPRLLLLDEPTRGIDVGAKSEIYGLIRQLADGGMAILMTSSELPELLAVCDRILVLCEGRITADIPRPEATEETIMHAATKFLERATVS from the coding sequence ATGACCCAGGCATCGACGAGCGTCACCGAGAACGAGCAGGCCCCGCCCCGGCTGCGCATGCGGCAGATCACCAAGAATTTCGGCGGCGTGCACGCCCTGTCCGGGGTTTCGTTCGAGGCCCACGCCGGCGAGGTCCACGCGCTCTGCGGCGAGAACGGCGCCGGCAAAAGCACGCTCATGAAGATTCTGGCCGGCGCCATCACCGACTACGGTGGTGAGCTGGAACTGGACGGCCGGGTCGTCCGCTTCGACGGCCCGCGCGATGCCGAGGCGGCCGGCGTGCGGATCATCCACCAGGAGCTGAACCTCGTCCCCGAGCTTTCCGTCGCCGCCAACGTCTTTCTTGGCCGCGAGCGGACCCGATTCGGGATGATCGACGATGCGGCGATGGAGGCCGATGCCCGCGCCCTGTTCAATCGCCTGGGCGCGGCAATCGACCCCAGGTCGCGCGTGTCCGAGCTGCGCATTGGCGACCAGCAGATGGTCGAGATCGCCAAGGCACTCTCGGGCCGGGCCGACGTGGTCATCATGGACGAGCCCACCTCCGCGCTCTCCGACGCCGAGGTGGCCCGCCTCTTCCGCGCCATCGGCGACCTGAAGAAACGCGGCGTGGCCGTCATCTACATCAGCCACAAGATGAACGAGGTCTTCACCCTGGCCGACCGCGTGACGGTCGTCCGCGACGGCAAGTTCATCGCGACCGCCCCGGGGTCGGAGACCGACGCCGGCCAGGTCTGCCGCTGGATGGTCGGTCGCGAGCTGGGGGCCCTGGCCTACCAGGGTCAACACGAGCTTGGCGCCGAGGTCCTGAAGGTGGAAGGGCTCGCCCTTGCCAAGCCCGGTGGCATCGGCCGGCCGGCGCTTTCGGACTTGAGCTTCGGCGTCCGCGCCGGCGAGGTCGTCGGCATTGCCGGCCTGCTCGGTGCCGGCCGCACCGAACTCCTCGAAGCCCTCTTCGGCGCCAGCCCCGAGGCGCCCACCGGCTCGATCACCCTGGAAGGCAAGCCCGTCCGCTTCGAACATCCCCGACAGGCGATCCGGGCCGGCGTGGCGCTCGTCACCGAGGACCGCAAGACGCTCGGCCTCTTCGACCGGATGAATGTCGGCGAGAACGTGACAATCCGCCACCTCGACGCCCTCTCCCACGCCGGTCTGGTTGACCGCCGGGCCGAGTCAAAAGCCGTCGCCGGCTCGATCAAGCAGCTCTCGATCAAGGCCGCGGGAGCTTCGGCCGCCGTGACGAGTCTCTCCGGCGGCAACCAGCAGAAATGCATCCTGGCCCGCTGGCTCCTGACCAATCCCAGGCTGCTTCTGCTCGACGAGCCCACCCGGGGCATCGACGTCGGCGCCAAGTCGGAGATTTACGGCCTGATCCGTCAGCTTGCTGACGGCGGCATGGCCATCCTGATGACCTCCAGCGAGCTGCCCGAGCTGCTCGCCGTCTGCGACCGAATTCTCGTCCTATGCGAAGGCCGAATCACCGCCGACATCCCCCGGCCCGAGGCCACCGAGGAGACCATCATGCACGCCGCGACCAAATTCCTGGAGCGAGCGACTGTTTCATGA
- a CDS encoding GNAT family N-acetyltransferase — translation MAIIVRPYREPDRATLKRLTIDAFEGVSIDHAIDRVLGPLATSDWRDRKGRHVDEDVDAADGAVDVAEASGEILGYVSMRFDRDASVGRIPNVVVAPVARGQGLGRRLLEHAIGRFRAEGMRVARIETLEGNPIGRHLYPSVGFLEVARQVHYAMPLEPEPGPTT, via the coding sequence ATGGCGATCATCGTCCGCCCGTATCGCGAGCCCGACCGCGCCACCCTGAAGCGCCTGACGATCGACGCGTTCGAAGGGGTCTCGATCGACCACGCCATCGACCGCGTGCTCGGCCCCCTCGCGACCTCCGACTGGCGCGACCGCAAAGGCCGGCACGTCGACGAGGACGTCGACGCCGCCGACGGCGCGGTCGACGTGGCGGAGGCCTCGGGCGAAATCCTCGGCTACGTCTCGATGCGGTTCGACCGCGACGCTTCGGTCGGCCGAATTCCCAACGTGGTCGTCGCCCCGGTCGCGCGCGGCCAGGGTCTGGGGCGCAGGCTGCTCGAGCACGCGATCGGCCGGTTCCGGGCCGAGGGTATGCGGGTCGCACGCATCGAGACTCTCGAAGGCAACCCGATCGGCCGCCACCTCTACCCGTCGGTCGGCTTCCTCGAAGTCGCCCGACAGGTCCACTACGCCATGCCCCTGGAGCCCGAACCGGGACCCACGACATGA
- a CDS encoding NADH:flavin oxidoreductase: MSKYFKYKTVADLALDAERRGLTLRPADELDPLRRPYDLGGRRVGNRLAIQPMEGCDGTADGSPGELTLRRYERFGDGGAKLIWAEAAAIVPEARANTRQLVIDETHVDGLARLLDACRRAHRSAWGNDDDLVVGLQLTHSGRYSHPRPIIAQHDPLLDGRTMVDRATGTKVGPDFPILSDDELDRLQDRYVEAATLAYRCGFDFVDLKQCHRYLLNELLAAKTRPGKYGGPYEHRTRFIREVAGRIRDENPGRMIGTRLNIYDGIPFRTGSDGVGVTEVHASPIRSTWGTREDDASVPDMAEPIRLVGDLNAAGVTLFNLSMGNPYASPHIVRPFEYPPVDGYETPEHPLIGVDRHLRLSAEIQAAHPDVAIVGSGYSWLQAWAFHVGARQVAEGRATFVGLGRGSLSHPDFARHVMEDRPLDPKRTCRTFSDCTTLMRSKNNALGQFATGCPPFDKAIYGPILAEARDGR, from the coding sequence ATGTCCAAGTACTTCAAATACAAGACCGTCGCGGATCTCGCCCTCGACGCCGAGCGCAGGGGCCTCACCCTACGTCCCGCCGATGAATTGGATCCGCTGCGTCGGCCGTACGATCTGGGCGGTCGCCGGGTTGGCAATCGCCTGGCGATCCAGCCGATGGAGGGGTGCGACGGCACTGCGGACGGCTCGCCCGGCGAGCTAACCTTGCGCCGTTACGAGCGATTCGGCGACGGCGGCGCCAAGCTGATCTGGGCCGAGGCCGCCGCAATCGTGCCCGAGGCGCGTGCCAATACCCGCCAGCTCGTCATCGACGAGACCCACGTCGACGGCCTGGCCCGGCTGCTCGATGCCTGCCGCAGGGCCCATCGGAGTGCCTGGGGCAACGACGATGACCTCGTCGTCGGCTTGCAGCTCACCCATTCGGGACGGTACAGCCACCCGAGGCCGATCATCGCCCAGCACGACCCGCTGCTGGACGGGCGGACGATGGTGGACAGGGCAACCGGGACGAAGGTCGGGCCCGACTTTCCGATCTTATCCGACGACGAGCTCGACCGGCTCCAGGACCGATACGTCGAGGCGGCGACGCTGGCCTATCGCTGCGGTTTCGACTTCGTCGACCTGAAGCAGTGCCATCGCTACCTGCTCAATGAGCTGCTCGCGGCCAAGACCCGGCCCGGTAAATACGGTGGGCCCTACGAGCATCGAACCCGATTTATCCGCGAGGTCGCAGGACGGATCCGCGACGAGAACCCGGGAAGGATGATCGGCACGCGATTGAACATCTACGACGGGATCCCGTTCCGCACCGGATCCGACGGGGTAGGCGTCACCGAAGTCCACGCCTCGCCGATCCGATCGACCTGGGGCACCCGCGAGGATGACGCGAGCGTGCCCGACATGGCCGAGCCGATCCGGCTAGTGGGCGACTTGAACGCCGCCGGCGTCACGCTTTTCAACCTGTCGATGGGCAATCCGTACGCCAGCCCGCACATCGTCCGGCCGTTCGAGTATCCGCCGGTCGACGGCTACGAGACGCCCGAGCACCCGCTCATCGGCGTCGACCGTCACCTCCGGCTGAGCGCCGAGATCCAGGCCGCGCACCCCGACGTAGCAATCGTCGGTTCGGGCTATAGCTGGTTGCAAGCCTGGGCCTTCCACGTCGGTGCGAGGCAGGTGGCCGAGGGCCGGGCGACGTTCGTCGGCCTGGGCCGTGGGTCGCTGTCTCACCCCGACTTCGCCCGTCATGTCATGGAAGACAGGCCGTTGGACCCCAAGAGGACCTGCCGGACCTTCAGCGACTGCACGACCCTCATGAGGTCGAAGAACAATGCGCTGGGCCAGTTCGCCACGGGCTGCCCGCCGTTCGACAAGGCGATTTACGGCCCGATCTTGGCGGAGGCCCGCGACGGTCGCTGA
- a CDS encoding sulfur transferase domain-containing protein, translated as MNFQRTVAPNVVIADQPTESDLLALKEAGYVGIVNLRNDGEPEQPIDPKAEASRAADLGLDYLHYGVGSAPFTREGVASVVDFIDGHAANGKVLVHCRKGGRAAALVLLQQIKANGWTPDEAFERGKASGLEVEGGLKKLVEGYLAENPDIA; from the coding sequence ATGAACTTCCAGCGCACCGTCGCCCCCAACGTCGTGATCGCCGACCAGCCCACCGAATCCGACCTCCTCGCTCTGAAGGAGGCTGGATACGTCGGCATCGTCAACCTTCGCAACGACGGCGAGCCCGAGCAGCCGATCGACCCCAAGGCCGAGGCCTCCAGGGCGGCCGACCTGGGCCTCGACTACCTGCACTACGGCGTCGGTTCTGCCCCATTCACACGCGAGGGCGTGGCCTCGGTGGTCGACTTCATCGACGGCCATGCCGCCAACGGCAAGGTTCTTGTCCACTGCCGCAAGGGGGGACGTGCCGCGGCCCTGGTCCTGCTCCAGCAGATCAAGGCCAACGGCTGGACGCCCGACGAGGCGTTCGAGCGAGGCAAGGCCAGCGGCCTCGAAGTCGAAGGCGGACTGAAAAAACTCGTCGAAGGCTATCTCGCCGAGAATCCCGACATCGCCTGA
- a CDS encoding Gfo/Idh/MocA family oxidoreductase: protein MSDLNRRTFLAGAGSGVAALALHGKARAASPNEQLRVAIIGVGGTGHGRGKDHIKAFGGRKDVTVATLCDVDNRVFGDGIKLVTDRGGKEPATVTDLRRVFDDKSIDAVSIATPNHWHALATVWACQAGKDVYVEKPVSHNFAEGAAMVKASRKYDRIVQTGTQNRSLPGVQEAVGFLRKGGIGKIFLAKGLCFNPRGSIGIKADAPVPPGVDYNVWLGPAPERPFNPNRFHYEWHWNWDYGNGDLGNQGIHQMDVARWGLGKETWPTKIQSSGGRFGYKDDGETPNTLISTYAYDDCELIFEVRGLPSNPEQGVKVGNLYYGTDGYLAINGGNWASFLGPKGEPGPKGDGKQLGGDPDHFSNFIKAVRERKREVQTADIVEGHRSTALCHLGNIAYRTGRSLTFDPQAENFGADAQANAQLTREYRSPFTLPDLA from the coding sequence ATGTCGGACCTGAATCGTCGGACGTTCCTGGCCGGCGCCGGATCCGGGGTCGCGGCCCTGGCCCTGCACGGCAAGGCCCGCGCAGCCAGCCCGAACGAGCAGTTGCGCGTTGCGATCATCGGCGTCGGCGGCACCGGTCATGGGCGAGGCAAGGATCACATCAAGGCGTTCGGCGGCCGCAAGGACGTGACCGTTGCAACCCTCTGCGACGTCGACAACCGCGTCTTCGGCGACGGGATCAAGCTGGTCACCGACCGCGGAGGCAAGGAGCCTGCCACGGTGACCGACCTGCGACGTGTCTTCGACGACAAGTCGATCGACGCCGTCTCGATTGCCACACCCAACCACTGGCACGCCCTGGCCACCGTCTGGGCCTGCCAGGCCGGCAAGGACGTCTACGTCGAGAAGCCCGTGAGCCACAACTTCGCCGAAGGCGCGGCGATGGTGAAGGCCTCGCGCAAGTATGACCGGATCGTTCAGACTGGGACGCAGAACCGGAGCTTGCCGGGAGTGCAGGAGGCCGTCGGCTTCCTCCGCAAGGGGGGGATCGGCAAGATCTTCTTGGCCAAGGGGCTCTGCTTCAACCCACGAGGGTCGATCGGCATCAAGGCCGATGCCCCGGTGCCCCCGGGGGTCGACTACAACGTCTGGCTCGGCCCGGCCCCCGAGCGCCCGTTCAATCCCAACCGGTTCCACTACGAATGGCACTGGAACTGGGACTATGGCAACGGCGACTTAGGCAACCAGGGAATCCACCAGATGGACGTCGCCCGCTGGGGCCTGGGCAAGGAAACCTGGCCGACGAAAATCCAGTCGTCCGGCGGCCGCTTCGGCTACAAGGACGACGGCGAGACCCCCAACACCCTGATTTCCACCTACGCCTACGACGACTGCGAGCTGATCTTCGAGGTCAGGGGGCTCCCCTCCAACCCCGAGCAGGGAGTCAAGGTCGGCAACCTGTACTACGGCACCGACGGCTATCTGGCGATCAATGGCGGGAACTGGGCGAGCTTCCTCGGGCCCAAGGGCGAGCCGGGCCCCAAGGGGGATGGTAAGCAGTTGGGCGGGGACCCCGACCACTTCTCCAACTTCATCAAGGCGGTCAGGGAGCGGAAGCGCGAGGTGCAGACCGCCGACATCGTCGAAGGTCATCGCTCCACGGCCCTCTGCCACCTGGGAAACATCGCCTACCGGACTGGGCGATCCCTGACGTTCGACCCGCAGGCCGAGAACTTCGGGGCGGATGCCCAGGCCAACGCCCAGCTGACCCGCGAGTATCGCTCGCCGTTCACCCTTCCCGACCTGGCCTGA
- the rnk gene encoding nucleoside diphosphate kinase regulator — protein sequence MRPKTIYITEFDRDRLVEILDGPEGRAYLTDLDGLRSELGRAKIVPPEKIPRDVITMNSKVRLVEVESAEEEEFTLVFPREADAEMGLISVIAPLGTAMLGYRVGDVFEWDVPAGRKRWRVSEILYQPESSGDFHL from the coding sequence ATGAGACCCAAAACAATTTATATCACCGAATTCGACCGAGATCGGCTCGTCGAAATCCTGGATGGCCCCGAGGGCCGCGCATATCTCACCGACCTGGACGGGCTGAGGTCGGAACTGGGGCGGGCGAAGATCGTCCCGCCCGAGAAGATCCCGCGTGATGTCATCACGATGAACTCGAAGGTGCGCCTGGTCGAGGTCGAGTCGGCGGAGGAGGAGGAATTCACGCTGGTCTTCCCGCGTGAGGCAGACGCCGAGATGGGCCTCATCTCCGTGATCGCTCCCCTCGGCACGGCCATGCTGGGCTATCGCGTCGGCGATGTCTTCGAGTGGGACGTGCCGGCCGGCCGGAAACGCTGGCGCGTCTCCGAGATCCTCTATCAACCCGAATCGTCGGGCGATTTCCATCTCTGA
- a CDS encoding queuosine precursor transporter, whose translation MSTPPARTYKYYDLIMAAFVTVLICTNFISAPKRVSLGGFVFGAGIFFFPITYLFGDVLTEVYGYARSRKVVWAGFGAIAFASVLSWAVVNLPPDPTWKNQEAWRTVFGNSWRVVGASMIAFFLGEFVNSYVMAKMKIQTAGRWLWTRTIGSTIAGEAVDSLIFYPIAFYGDWQTDKLLQVMVTNYCLKVGWEVLMTPFTYRIVAYLKRAEGEDHFDYATDFTPFSLET comes from the coding sequence ATGTCGACGCCCCCCGCCCGGACGTACAAATACTACGACCTGATCATGGCCGCCTTCGTGACGGTCCTGATCTGCACCAACTTCATCTCGGCGCCTAAACGCGTCAGCCTGGGCGGATTCGTCTTCGGCGCGGGGATCTTCTTCTTCCCGATCACCTACCTCTTCGGCGACGTGCTGACGGAAGTCTACGGCTATGCGCGGTCACGCAAGGTGGTCTGGGCGGGCTTCGGCGCCATCGCGTTCGCGTCGGTGCTGAGCTGGGCCGTGGTAAACCTCCCGCCCGACCCGACCTGGAAGAACCAGGAGGCCTGGAGGACCGTCTTCGGCAATAGTTGGCGTGTGGTGGGCGCTTCGATGATCGCCTTTTTCCTTGGCGAATTCGTCAACTCCTACGTGATGGCCAAGATGAAGATCCAGACGGCCGGCCGCTGGCTCTGGACCCGGACCATCGGCTCGACAATCGCCGGAGAGGCCGTCGACTCCCTGATCTTCTACCCGATCGCCTTCTATGGCGATTGGCAAACCGATAAATTGCTCCAGGTGATGGTGACCAACTATTGCCTGAAGGTGGGTTGGGAAGTGCTGATGACCCCGTTCACCTACCGGATCGTCGCCTACCTGAAGCGTGCCGAGGGCGAAGACCACTTCGACTACGCCACCGACTTCACCCCATTCTCCCTGGAGACCTGA